Part of the Caulifigura coniformis genome, TTACGAAGGGAAGCGGTTCGCCTTCATCAAGGGCGTTCCGAACATGCTGGGAACGCCGTTCAAATTCCAGCAGCACGGCGAGAGCGGCAACTGGCTGAGCGACCTGTGGACGCACCTTCCGAAGGTGATCGACCAGTTCACGGTCATCAAGACGATGACGACGGAGCAGTTCAACCATGCACCGGCGCAGCTGTTCCTGCACACGGGAACGATGCTGCTCGGCGGCGCGAGCATGGGATCGTGGGCGACGTATGGCCTGGGCTCGGAGAACCAGGACCTGCCGGGCTTTGTCGTTCTGACGAGCGGCGGAAAGACGCCGGACGCGGGGACGAGCCTGTGGGGAAGCGGGTTCCTGCCGAGCGTGTACCAGGGGGTGCAGTGCCGGACGCAGGGAGACCCGGTGCTGTACCTGTCGAACCCGGCGGGAATGACGCGCGAGTCGAGGCGGAAAACGCTGGACACCCTGAAGACGCTGAACGAACAGCAGCTTCGCGACATCGGCGATCCCGAGACGCTCACGCGGATCCAGCAGTACGAGCTGGCCTACCGGATGCAGATGAGCGTGCCGGACGCGATGGACCTGACGCGCGAGCCGAAGCACATCCTGGAGATGTACGGAGCACAGCCCGGCCACACACAGGATGAGCTGGACAAGGCGAGCGACGTGCGGACGGTGTACAAGGGGGATGACCCGACTCTGCCGAACAACTGCCTCCTGGCGCGGAGACTGGTCGAGCGCGGGGTGAGATTCGTCCAGATCTATGACTGGGGATGGGACCACCACGGCGCGAGCCCCGGCGAGAGCATCGACAAGACGCTACCGATCAAGGTGCAGCAGGTCGACCGGGCGCTGACGGCGCTGGTGACCGATCTCAAGCAACGGGGACTGCTCGATTCGACGCTGATCGTGTGGGGAGGAGAGTTCGGCCGGACGCCGATGGCGCAGAAGGAGCCGAAGGAGGGCTTCTTCGGGCGCGACCACCATCCTTATGCGTTCACGATGATGCTGGCGGGCGGCGGGATGAAGCCGGGCGTGGTGTACGGCGAGACGGATGAGCTCGGTTATTACCCGGTTGGAAATTCGGTCACGATTCGCGATCTGCAGGCGCTGATCCTCCGGCAACTGGGGCTCGATCCCCTGAAGCTGAGCTATCCGTTCCAGGGGCTGGAGCAGCGGTTGATCGGCGTCGAAGGAACAGGCAAGGTGCCGGAAGGATTGATGTCGTAGGAGACGCCTCGGACCGGACTACTGATGGGAGAAGTCTGATGGGACGTGCTCGAATCACCTGTGCTGGCGCTGTCGTCGCAGTCATGCTACTGGCGGTTGCCCGCGCTGACGCCGCCGAGATGAAGGTCACGAAAGACGTTCCGTACTCGACTGAGAAGATCGAACGGCACGTGCTCGACGTCTACGCGCCGGCCGATGCGAAGAACCTGCCCGTCGTGTTCTGGATCCATGGCGGCGGCTGGCAGGCGGGGGACAAGTCCAGCGTCCAACTGAAGCCGCAGGCTTTCGTCGATCGCGGATTCGTGTTCGTCTCGACGAACTACCGGCTGCTTCCCGACGTCGAGATGGAAACGATCTTCCACGACGTCGCGAAAGCCATCGCGTGGACGGTCGGCAACATCCAACAGCATGGAGGAAATTGCCGGAGGATCTTCGTGATGGGACATTCGGCCGGCGCCCAGCTCGCCGCGCTGATGTGCACCGACAATCGCTACCTCAAGGCGGAAGGCGTCCCCTTCGCCGTCCTGAAAGGCTGCGTCCCGGTCGACGGCGACACCTACGACGTCCCCGCAATCATCGAAACGGCGGAAACCCGTCGGCGGGTTCACGGCCTGCCGCAGGCGAAGATCGGGCACAGGGAAAAGTTCGGACACACTCCAGAGAAGCACCGCGACTACTCGGCCGTCACGCACGTTGCCAGGGGGAAGAACATCCCGCCGTTCCTGATCCTCTATGTGGCCGACCATCCGGACAACGCCGCGCAGGCCCAGCGGATGGGGAACGCTCTCAAGGAGGCAGGCGTGCCAGTCACTCTGTTCGGCGGGAAAGAGACGAATCACAACCGCCTGAACGACCATCTCGGCCAGCCGGACGACGCGGCATCGAAGGCGCTGTTCGACTTCGTAACCGAGTGTCTCAAGAAGTGACGCCGCCGGCATGCGCCGCCCGGAGCGGCGCGGTCGCTCAAAGCTCACGGGTTCTTCATCCGCTCTTCAAACTCGATTCGTAGCGTCTGCCTCAATCCATTGAAGCAACCTGCGGCGGCACTGTGGTCGCCCGGAAACGTGAATCGCAGTTTCGGAGAGTTTGTTGAATGAAGTCGCGGAAGTGTGGCGTCGGGCAGATCAAATGCGGAGACGGCAACCAGCGGGCGGGATTTACCCTCATTGAGCTTCTGGTGGTGATCGCCATCATCGCGATCCTGATTGCACTGTTGCTGCCGGCCGTGCAGCAGGCCCGCGAGGCCGCGCGGCGGACGCAGTGCACGAACAACCTCAAGCAGATCGCGCTCGCGATGCACAACTTCGCGGATGCCAGGGGACATCTGCCGCAGGGAGCCCGCGACCACAATTCCGGGGCGCCGTCGGATCCCCTCAATGACACCAGCCCGCAGTGCTGCAATTCGCTGACGGTCGCGGGCTGGTCGTGGTCTTATCACCTCCTGCCGTACATGGAACAGCCTTCCATCTTCAATCTGGCCGATCCCACCGCCACCAGCGCTTCGTCGACATACGGTGCTCAGAACCTGGCGGTCGCCCAATCCAAGGTGCCTGCTTACACGTGCCCGACCCGTCGTGCCCCCACCGCCTACGGCACCAACAAGATTTTCAAAGTCGACTATGCAGGCAACGCCGGCGAGCGCGAGTTCACGGGCAGCGCGGTCTACACCGACGCCACCGCCACGAGCGCTCCGAAAGGCAACCTCCGTGCACCGGCCAGCTCCGGCGAGAAAACGGGAGTGATCGTTCAGACCGACCGCAGCAAGGTCATCATCGAACGCATTACCGACGGCAGCTCGAACACGATCATGGTCGCTGAAAAGGCCATCGGCCTGACCGGACAGGGCTCGGACGGCGGGGAGAACGAGAACTGGAACAACGCCGGCTGGGACGAAGACGTGGTCCGTCATGGAGCCGGCCGCAACGGTAGCGGAACGACCTTTGGCATCCCGCCTCTCCCGGACATCAAGGCTCCCTCGAAGGACTGGTACAACAACTTCGGTGGCCCGCACTCCGGCGTCGTGATCTCTGCGATGGGGGACGGATCAGTCCGCGGCATCAATTACAACATCGACAGCAACGTCTTCCGCCGGCTGAGCCATCGGGCCGATGCGGAGCCGGTTGGCGAGTTCTGATCCGCCCGTCGCCGCCATCAATCCCCCCGTGACTCTCATTTGATGAAGGAAGTTGTTTGATGTTGCGTTTTGTGATGCTGGCCCTCCTGCTCGGGCTGCTGAGCCTCTCAGCCGCTGGCTGCGGCAACTCGGAAGCGGTGGTGGCCGGCGCCCCGACTGCAGATGAGCTGAAGATCGCAGAAGAAGAACAGAAGAAAGTTGAGGAGGCCGAGAGGGCCGAGGCCAGGAAATCGGCTCCTGCGAAGAGAAAATAACGGCTCCGCTTTGCGAGTCGCGAATCCCCCGATGAATGCCGTGCCGTGCCCCTGGGCCTGGTGCGGCATTTCTTTTTGCCAGGCCAGGCATCGTTGAAAACCAGGGGGCTTCTCATGCTGCACAGCCGGGCCAGAATGGAGGAAAGAACGAACACCACTTTCCAAGGCGCACGTCATGCCTGCACA contains:
- a CDS encoding DUF1501 domain-containing protein — translated: MNFLHEQAKSITRRHFFGRTGMGLGAIALHELLARESQGAAPADRQPHFAPKAKAVIYLHMAGSPSQLDLFDYKPMLVKHNGQPCPKEFYEGKRFAFIKGVPNMLGTPFKFQQHGESGNWLSDLWTHLPKVIDQFTVIKTMTTEQFNHAPAQLFLHTGTMLLGGASMGSWATYGLGSENQDLPGFVVLTSGGKTPDAGTSLWGSGFLPSVYQGVQCRTQGDPVLYLSNPAGMTRESRRKTLDTLKTLNEQQLRDIGDPETLTRIQQYELAYRMQMSVPDAMDLTREPKHILEMYGAQPGHTQDELDKASDVRTVYKGDDPTLPNNCLLARRLVERGVRFVQIYDWGWDHHGASPGESIDKTLPIKVQQVDRALTALVTDLKQRGLLDSTLIVWGGEFGRTPMAQKEPKEGFFGRDHHPYAFTMMLAGGGMKPGVVYGETDELGYYPVGNSVTIRDLQALILRQLGLDPLKLSYPFQGLEQRLIGVEGTGKVPEGLMS
- a CDS encoding DUF1559 domain-containing protein is translated as MKSRKCGVGQIKCGDGNQRAGFTLIELLVVIAIIAILIALLLPAVQQAREAARRTQCTNNLKQIALAMHNFADARGHLPQGARDHNSGAPSDPLNDTSPQCCNSLTVAGWSWSYHLLPYMEQPSIFNLADPTATSASSTYGAQNLAVAQSKVPAYTCPTRRAPTAYGTNKIFKVDYAGNAGEREFTGSAVYTDATATSAPKGNLRAPASSGEKTGVIVQTDRSKVIIERITDGSSNTIMVAEKAIGLTGQGSDGGENENWNNAGWDEDVVRHGAGRNGSGTTFGIPPLPDIKAPSKDWYNNFGGPHSGVVISAMGDGSVRGINYNIDSNVFRRLSHRADAEPVGEF
- a CDS encoding alpha/beta hydrolase; translated protein: MGRARITCAGAVVAVMLLAVARADAAEMKVTKDVPYSTEKIERHVLDVYAPADAKNLPVVFWIHGGGWQAGDKSSVQLKPQAFVDRGFVFVSTNYRLLPDVEMETIFHDVAKAIAWTVGNIQQHGGNCRRIFVMGHSAGAQLAALMCTDNRYLKAEGVPFAVLKGCVPVDGDTYDVPAIIETAETRRRVHGLPQAKIGHREKFGHTPEKHRDYSAVTHVARGKNIPPFLILYVADHPDNAAQAQRMGNALKEAGVPVTLFGGKETNHNRLNDHLGQPDDAASKALFDFVTECLKK